Proteins from one Acetobacteroides hydrogenigenes genomic window:
- a CDS encoding MATE family efflux transporter, with product MRNSHIAKNTIALYVRMILVTGISLYTSRIIINILGLEDFGIYNVVAGVVGLLGILNGALISATQRFLTFELGKNDLKAFQETYSMLVIIFLALSFVILIISIITSHWIVFNILVIPSSKLSVSLWIYYFAIVSFVINLLTIPFISSIIAYEKMNFYAYLSLIEAILKVALIFLLNLSQTDKLFTYGLLMMIASFIIFSIYYVYSYKFLEGCKYRFFWSKSIFNKLLSYISWNLFGSITNVLNIQGQSIILNIFFGPTINAAKAIADKINTIVYSFSNNFYMAVRPQIVKRYASGEFDSMYSLVYRSSKYSFYLLFLIAFPLILTIKPVLTIWLGAKNVSEDTITFSQLILIFSLINVFEQPITVLMQASGNIKNYQLKIGLGSLLFLPICYSIFKLGAPPYFSMIILILIFFLLQIIRILIAEKETGLSVPKYYKLVVLPIIIPLTPISVISLFIYKYTHPSFILTITFLIVITIANLISIWLLGLSDDEKNKLRCYLNKIWENKISK from the coding sequence ATGAGGAACTCACATATTGCTAAAAACACTATTGCACTATATGTAAGAATGATTCTTGTTACTGGCATAAGCCTATATACAAGTAGGATAATTATTAATATTTTAGGTTTAGAGGATTTTGGTATATATAATGTCGTTGCAGGTGTTGTTGGTTTACTTGGGATACTAAATGGGGCTTTAATCTCAGCAACACAAAGATTTTTAACATTTGAATTGGGTAAAAATGATTTAAAAGCATTTCAAGAAACATATAGTATGCTAGTAATTATATTTTTAGCACTATCTTTTGTAATATTAATTATAAGTATAATTACTAGTCACTGGATAGTTTTTAACATATTAGTAATTCCATCTAGTAAATTATCTGTATCGCTTTGGATATATTATTTTGCAATTGTTTCGTTTGTTATTAATTTATTGACTATTCCCTTTATTTCATCTATAATTGCATATGAAAAAATGAATTTTTATGCATATTTAAGTCTAATTGAAGCAATATTAAAAGTAGCTCTTATATTTTTGCTAAATCTATCACAAACTGATAAACTTTTTACTTATGGTTTACTTATGATGATTGCGTCTTTTATTATATTCTCGATATATTATGTATATAGTTACAAATTTCTTGAGGGATGCAAATATCGCTTTTTTTGGTCTAAATCCATTTTTAATAAATTATTATCATACATTAGTTGGAATCTATTCGGCAGTATAACAAATGTATTAAATATTCAAGGACAATCTATTATTTTAAATATTTTTTTTGGACCAACAATAAATGCTGCAAAAGCTATTGCCGATAAAATAAATACTATTGTATATTCTTTCAGCAACAACTTTTATATGGCAGTTCGACCACAAATAGTTAAACGTTATGCCTCAGGCGAATTTGATTCAATGTATTCTTTAGTATATCGAAGTAGCAAATATTCATTTTACTTATTATTCTTAATAGCGTTTCCCTTAATATTAACCATAAAACCAGTACTTACTATATGGTTAGGAGCAAAAAACGTTTCTGAGGATACAATTACATTTTCACAACTCATTCTAATCTTCTCTTTGATAAATGTATTTGAACAACCAATTACAGTTTTAATGCAAGCAAGTGGTAATATTAAAAATTATCAATTAAAAATAGGTTTAGGTTCATTACTGTTTCTACCAATCTGTTACTCTATTTTCAAATTAGGAGCACCTCCATATTTTTCAATGATTATTCTAATATTAATCTTTTTTTTATTGCAAATTATAAGAATATTAATTGCAGAAAAAGAAACAGGCCTTTCTGTGCCAAAGTATTACAAATTAGTGGTTCTACCAATCATTATCCCTCTCACACCTATAAGCGTGATATCACTTTTTATATATAAATATACGCATCCATCTTTTATATTGACAATTACATTTTTAATTGTAATTACAATTGCTAATTTAATTTCTATATGGCTTTTAGGATTGTCTGATGATGAAAAAAATAAATTGCGTTGTTACTTAAATAAAATATGGGAAAACAAAATTTCAAAATAA